CATTTCTTTTAGCCACGGCTAATTGTGCATCTAACATCAATAATCTGTAAAAACCTGAAGCTACTTCTGCAACAATCCTAGTTTGCACTGCCTTTTTAACTTCGGCTGATTGTAAATACCCAGCGTAGGCTGCTTCTTTTTGCTTCTTGATTTTACCCCAAATGTCTGCTTCCCAAGTCAAAGCTAAATTTGCATTATAGTCTTCAATGTGACTCGTGTTTAAAAATTGCGAAGTACTTAATCCGTTTAAGCTATTGTCTGAAGGACGATTTGAACTTGCATTAATTTGCAAGTTCAATTGAGGGATATTACCGAGTTTTGCTCTTTTCAAAATCAGCTCTGCTGCGTCGATATTTTTTAAGGCAATTTGTAAATCGAAGTTTCTTAGCAAAGCGCTATCAATTAAATTACGAATTGCAGGTGTGCTGAAAAAATCCTTAATCGGCAAAGCACCAATGCTGCTTGTATCTGTGCTTAATATATCCCTAAAATTTCCTGGGATCTCTTCTTTTGGAGCTAAAACTTCTCTAGCAATGCCACAACTACTTAATATGAAGAGTAATAGGGCAAAAGATATATTTTTAATTGTGTTCATTTCATTAAATTTTAATTGTACCATTTCCTTAACCACAAGGAAATTAAAGGCAAGAACTCACTAGAGATAGTTTGTTCCTGCTGTTGTGTTTGTGTGTGCTGATTAGTTTCCATAATCTTCTGCATGCGCAACTGCTATTGGTGCACCAGTAACTTTCTCTTGTAAAAATTGGAAGATGATAAACAATACAGGAATAACAAACACACCTAAAACAACGCCAAAAACCATCCCACCTGCTGCTGCAATACTAATGGAGTGATTTCCCAAAGCTGATGGACCAACTGCTCTCATCATCGGAATCATACCCACAATAAATGCTAACGAAGTCATGATAATCGGACGTAGCCTTAATTTTGCTGCTTCTAACGATGCTGACAATAAAGATTTACCTGCTCTTCTTCGCTGAATAGCAAACTCTACAATTAGGATGGCGTTTTTAGCCAGCAAACCGATGAGCATTACCAAAGCCACTTGAACATAAATATTGTTAGAAATTCCAGTTAGGCCAATTGCCGCAAACACACCAAATATTCCTGTAGGGATGGATAAAATTACAGCCCAAGGCAAAATGTAACTCTCATACTGAGCTGACAACAAGAAATAAACAAACAATAAACAAAGGATAAAAATGATAGCCGATTGTCCGCCAGAAGAAAGTTCTTCTTTAGTCATTCCAGAAAACTCATAGCCATAACCACCTGGCAATTGTTTAGCCGCAACTTCTTCTACTGCTCTAATGGCATCTCCAGAACTAAAACCTGGTTTTGTCATTGCATTTAAACCAATAGAATTAAATAGATTATAACGTGATGCTGTTTCTGGTCCGTAAACTCTTTCTAATTTAACCAAAGTATTAATTGGAACCATTTCGCCAGTTTTGTTTTTCACAAACACACCATCCATTGCCGCAGAATTAGCTCTGTCTGTTTTATCAGCTTGCACAACAACTCTGTAATATTTACCAAAACGGTTAAAATCTGATGCTTGTGCACTACCAAAATAGGCTTGCATGGTTTGTAAGATATCCTTAACACTTACACCCAATTGGGCCGCTTTAACTTCATCTAATTTCATTTCCAATTGTGGATAATCAGACTTAAAAGAGGTAAAGGCAAAGGCAATCTCTGGACGTTTCATCAGCTCTGCTATAAAGTTGTTAGATACAGCACTAAACTTGTCTAATGAGCCACCTGTTTTGTCTTGCAATACCATATCTAAACCATCGATATTGCTAAAACCTGGAACGGTTGGGAAAGTGAACACGAAGAAATTTGCGCCTTTAATGGCTGACAATTTACCTCTAACTTCATTCATGATTCCATCAATGTCTTTTATCTTACCTCTTTCATCTGTCAACTTTAAAAGCACAAATAACACACCTGATGATGGACTAGATGATTGTGTAAGCATATTGAAACCTGATAAACCCATCAAGGTTTGTTTAGATTCCATTGTCCCTAACAAGCTTTCAGCTTGTTTAATTACATCCGTTGTGCGGTCTAAAGAAGCGCCTGCTGGCATTGATAAGGAAATTGCCAAAAATCCTTGGTCTTCTGAAGGAATAAATCCAGATGGCGTTCTCTTAATCATCACCCCTGTGGCAATAATTACCGCAGCCAAGCCAACCAATGTTAACCAACGAAAACGAACTAAAAATCTTAACGTATTGGTATATTGATTAGTGATTTTCTCAAACCCAGAGTTAAAACCTGCAAAGAATTTTTCTTTAAAAGTTTTCTTTTCCGCACCTGCGTGATGATTTTCTTTCAAAAACAACGCTGCCAAAGCAGGGCTTAATGTCAATGCATTTACAGCAGAAATTACAATCGCAATTGCCAATGTAAAGGCAAACTGTCTATAAAACAGACCTGTTGAGCCTTCCATAAATCCTACTGGTAAAAACACAGCAGACATAACTAAAGTAATGGAAATAATTGCTCCAGTAATTTCACTCATCGCAGCAGCAGTTGCAACTTTTGGTGCCAAATGGCGATGTTCCATTTTTGCGTGTACCGCCTCGACGACCACAATCGCATCATCGACGACAATACCAATTGCTAATACTAAGGCAAATAAAGTCAATAGATTAATAGAGAAGCCGAAAATCCACATGAAGAAAAACGTTCCTAAAATGGCTACTGGTACTGCAATAGCAGGAATTAACGTAGAACGGAAATCTTGCAAGAAGATAAACACAACGATGAAAACCAGAATAAACGCTTCAATCAAGGTGTGAATTACTTGGTCTATAGATTGGTCTAAAGCATTTTTAGTATTGTATAAAATTAAATGTTTAACTCCTTTTGGGAAGTTTTTAGCTGATTTTTCCATCAGCTTTGCGATAGCAATTTGAATTTGATTAGAGTTAGAACCTGCTAACTGTACAACACCAATATTGATACCTGGTTTACCATTTACCCTTGTGAAATTGGTATAAGAATAAGCACCAAATTCTATTCTCGCTAAGTCTTTTAACCTTAAAATAGAACCATCTGGGTTAGCTTTGATAACCATTTCGCCATATTGTTCTGGCTTGTTTAATTTTCCTTTGTAGGTAATTACATACTCAAAAGATTCTTTACTGCTTTCGCCGAATTTACCTGGCGCAGCTTCTAAGTTTTTATCTTGAATAACAGCCATTACTTCTTTTGGCGTTAATCCGTAAGTTGCCATTTTAGAGGGGTTTAACCAAACCCTCATCGAATAATCTTTATTACCACCAAAAATAGTAGCAGAACCTACTCCTGGAATACGTTTAATGTCTGGAATGATATTAATTTGAGCGTAATTGGCTAAGAAAGTTTGGTCGTAGTTTTTCTCATCATCTGTAAAAAGGTCTACAACCATAATTAGACTATTCTGCTGTTTTGCAGTTGTTATACCAGCTTGCACAACTTCTGTAGGCAATTGGCTAGTAGCTTGCGAAACCCTGTTTTGAACATTTACCGCAGCTTGGTCGGGGTTTGTACCTAATTTGAAATAAACTGTAATTACCAATGAGCCATCGTTACTTGCTGTAGAGCTCATGTAACTCATGTTCTCTACTCCGTTAATTGCCTCCTCTAATGATGGAGCAACCGAACGCAATACAGTTTCTGCATTTGCACCAGGGTAAAAAGCCATAACCTGAACCGCAGGTGGCGCAATATCTGGAAATTGTTGAAGTGGTAATTTAGATAATCCCAGTACACCCAGAATTACTAAAAGGATAGAAATAACCGTTGCTAAAACCGGTCTGTTTAGAAATATTTTGAACATCTTATTATTTATTTGAGGCGTTATAAGCCGTTACTGTTTTTGCTTTTTCAGGTTGGATTAAATCTCCTTCTTTTAAGCTTTCGAAACCTTTAGATACAATTTGGTCTCCTGATTTTAAACCATCTTCTACCAAATAATTGGTACCACTTGTACCCAGCACTTTAATTGGTTGTTTACTTATTTTGTTGTCTTTACCTACAGCAAACACAAATACCTTATCCTGTATTTCAACAGTAGCAGATTGAGGCACTAACAAGATATCGTTGTGCTCAATGCCTAATCTTACTTTACCTGTATTTCCCGACCTTAATAAACCTTGTGCATTTGCAAAACTGGCTCTTAAGGTGATGGCACCAGTAGTTTTATCAAACTGACCATCAATCATATCAATTTTTCCTGTTGAAGGATAAATTGTTTGGTCAGCCAATACCAAAGAAACTGGAGGCAAATGTTTAATTCTATCTGCAACAGAATTACCCTGGTATTTTGCATTAAAATTGATGAAGTCTGTTTCCGCTAAAGAAAAGTAAACGTGTACTTCATGCACATCAGAAAGTTGGGTTAAAGATTCAACATCTGTTGGACCAACTAAACTACCTTGCTTTTTAGGCAACCTACCGATGTAACCACTTATTGGCGCCTTAATTTGAGTGTAGTTTAAATTAATTTGTGCACTGTTAACATTAGATTTTGCTTGTTCTACGTTTGCCAAGGCTATTTCGTGTGCTGTTTTTGCAGTTTGCAACTGATAAGCAGAAACTACTTTTGCTTGAACTAGTGGCGTCAATTTATCAATTTCAAGTTGTGCATTTAAAACGGCAGCCTTTGCAGCTTGCAATGCC
The sequence above is drawn from the Pedobacter frigiditerrae genome and encodes:
- a CDS encoding efflux RND transporter permease subunit, which gives rise to MFKIFLNRPVLATVISILLVILGVLGLSKLPLQQFPDIAPPAVQVMAFYPGANAETVLRSVAPSLEEAINGVENMSYMSSTASNDGSLVITVYFKLGTNPDQAAVNVQNRVSQATSQLPTEVVQAGITTAKQQNSLIMVVDLFTDDEKNYDQTFLANYAQINIIPDIKRIPGVGSATIFGGNKDYSMRVWLNPSKMATYGLTPKEVMAVIQDKNLEAAPGKFGESSKESFEYVITYKGKLNKPEQYGEMVIKANPDGSILRLKDLARIEFGAYSYTNFTRVNGKPGINIGVVQLAGSNSNQIQIAIAKLMEKSAKNFPKGVKHLILYNTKNALDQSIDQVIHTLIEAFILVFIVVFIFLQDFRSTLIPAIAVPVAILGTFFFMWIFGFSINLLTLFALVLAIGIVVDDAIVVVEAVHAKMEHRHLAPKVATAAAMSEITGAIISITLVMSAVFLPVGFMEGSTGLFYRQFAFTLAIAIVISAVNALTLSPALAALFLKENHHAGAEKKTFKEKFFAGFNSGFEKITNQYTNTLRFLVRFRWLTLVGLAAVIIATGVMIKRTPSGFIPSEDQGFLAISLSMPAGASLDRTTDVIKQAESLLGTMESKQTLMGLSGFNMLTQSSSPSSGVLFVLLKLTDERGKIKDIDGIMNEVRGKLSAIKGANFFVFTFPTVPGFSNIDGLDMVLQDKTGGSLDKFSAVSNNFIAELMKRPEIAFAFTSFKSDYPQLEMKLDEVKAAQLGVSVKDILQTMQAYFGSAQASDFNRFGKYYRVVVQADKTDRANSAAMDGVFVKNKTGEMVPINTLVKLERVYGPETASRYNLFNSIGLNAMTKPGFSSGDAIRAVEEVAAKQLPGGYGYEFSGMTKEELSSGGQSAIIFILCLLFVYFLLSAQYESYILPWAVILSIPTGIFGVFAAIGLTGISNNIYVQVALVMLIGLLAKNAILIVEFAIQRRRAGKSLLSASLEAAKLRLRPIIMTSLAFIVGMIPMMRAVGPSALGNHSISIAAAGGMVFGVVLGVFVIPVLFIIFQFLQEKVTGAPIAVAHAEDYGN
- a CDS encoding efflux RND transporter periplasmic adaptor subunit; protein product: MNHISKLAPISNNVKLFNEWIILLFVTTLLFLASCTSNPDQMAAAPAPALPVITISQSSQETFVDYPASIQGATDLEIRPQIAGTIDRVLVNEGQLVNKGQLLFQISELPFRAQLNTAKAALQAAKAAVLNAQLEIDKLTPLVQAKVVSAYQLQTAKTAHEIALANVEQAKSNVNSAQINLNYTQIKAPISGYIGRLPKKQGSLVGPTDVESLTQLSDVHEVHVYFSLAETDFINFNAKYQGNSVADRIKHLPPVSLVLADQTIYPSTGKIDMIDGQFDKTTGAITLRASFANAQGLLRSGNTGKVRLGIEHNDILLVPQSATVEIQDKVFVFAVGKDNKISKQPIKVLGTSGTNYLVEDGLKSGDQIVSKGFESLKEGDLIQPEKAKTVTAYNASNK